In one Chelmon rostratus isolate fCheRos1 chromosome 7, fCheRos1.pri, whole genome shotgun sequence genomic region, the following are encoded:
- the rhbdd1 gene encoding rhomboid-related protein 4 isoform X2, translating to MRNRQRGSHLGLLLLASQLFQVGLDNIPPVTLAVLGLNVYLYLFPAAPLNRACVSVQQAYWYEDWRRLLLSPVHHVDDWHLYFNMVSFLWKGIRLERQLGGAWFVYLLSVFSLLTGLVYLGLEAVLTELTQDQSYSMACAVGFSGVLFALKVLSNHYHPGGVTYVMGLPVSNRYASWAELVLIHITSPGTSFIGHLSGILVGLLYTSGPLKAIMKKCAGAVTSNGYNSRPSTYFNSSGFSGYSGTHGGYQEYHQYAPDHTTNPTETYTGGLTEEEQIQAAIRNSLNDRGQSNPRGAPPPYGFHLSEEARAEDIRQRRLRRFDN from the exons ATGCGGAACCGACAGAGGGGATCCCACCTGGGCTTGCTGCTCCTGGCCTCCCAGCTGTTCCAGGTGGGTCTGGACAACATCCCCCCTGTCACCCTGGCTGTCCTGGGACTCAACGTGTACCTTtatctgtttcctgctgctccacTGAATCGG GCCTGTGTGAGTGTCCAGCAGGCATACTGGTATGAAGACTGGCGccgcctgctgctgtctccagtGCACCATGTAGATGATTGGCACCTCTACTTCAACATGGTGTCCTTCCTCTGGAAAGGTATCAGGCTGGAGCGTCAGCTGGGTGGAGCCTGGTTCGTCTACCTGCTGTCAGTCTTCTCTTTGCTCACCGGATTGGTCTATCTGGGGCTGGAGGCGGTGTTAACAGAGCTCACCCAGGACCAGTCCTACAGCATGGCCTGTGCTGTTGGCTTCTCAG GTGTCCTGTTTGCTCTGAAGGTGCTCAGTAACCATTACCATCCTGGAGGTGTGACCTATGTGATGGGTTTACCTGTGTCTAACCGCTATGCTAGCTGGGCAGAGCTAGTGCTAATCCACATAACGTCACCTGG GACCTCTTTCATTGGTCACCTGTCAGGTATCCTGGTGGGTCTACTCTACACTAGTGGACCTCTGAAGGCCATCATGAAGAAGTGTGCAG GGGCTGTGACATCAAACGGATATAACTCGCGGCCCAGCACATACTTCAACTCTTCAGGCTTTTCAG gctaCAGTGGCACACATGGAGGATACCAAGAATACCATCAGTATGCACCAGATCACACAACAAATCCTACAGAAACCTATACAGGTGGACtaacagaagaagagcagatACAGGCAGCCATCAGAAACAGCCTGAATGACAGAG gACAAAGCAACCCAAGAGGAGCCCCTCCTCCTTATGGTTTCCACCTCTCTGAGGAGGCCAGAGCCGAGGACATCAggcagaggaggctgaggaggttTGACAACTGA
- the rhbdd1 gene encoding rhomboid-related protein 4 isoform X1, with amino-acid sequence MLVLALAEASQKEETQFSALTLEQSEICEAFSQRAEGTTTAVVSSQAVFSMRNRQRGSHLGLLLLASQLFQVGLDNIPPVTLAVLGLNVYLYLFPAAPLNRACVSVQQAYWYEDWRRLLLSPVHHVDDWHLYFNMVSFLWKGIRLERQLGGAWFVYLLSVFSLLTGLVYLGLEAVLTELTQDQSYSMACAVGFSGVLFALKVLSNHYHPGGVTYVMGLPVSNRYASWAELVLIHITSPGTSFIGHLSGILVGLLYTSGPLKAIMKKCAGAVTSNGYNSRPSTYFNSSGFSGYSGTHGGYQEYHQYAPDHTTNPTETYTGGLTEEEQIQAAIRNSLNDRGQSNPRGAPPPYGFHLSEEARAEDIRQRRLRRFDN; translated from the exons atgctagtgttagcattagccGAAGCGTCACAGAAGGAGGAA aCACAGTTTTCAGCCTTGACTTTGGAGCAGTCAGAAATCTGTGAGGCCTTTTCCCAGAGAGCAGAGGGCACAACAACTGCAG TTGTCTCTTCTCAGGCTGTTTTCAGCATGCGGAACCGACAGAGGGGATCCCACCTGGGCTTGCTGCTCCTGGCCTCCCAGCTGTTCCAGGTGGGTCTGGACAACATCCCCCCTGTCACCCTGGCTGTCCTGGGACTCAACGTGTACCTTtatctgtttcctgctgctccacTGAATCGG GCCTGTGTGAGTGTCCAGCAGGCATACTGGTATGAAGACTGGCGccgcctgctgctgtctccagtGCACCATGTAGATGATTGGCACCTCTACTTCAACATGGTGTCCTTCCTCTGGAAAGGTATCAGGCTGGAGCGTCAGCTGGGTGGAGCCTGGTTCGTCTACCTGCTGTCAGTCTTCTCTTTGCTCACCGGATTGGTCTATCTGGGGCTGGAGGCGGTGTTAACAGAGCTCACCCAGGACCAGTCCTACAGCATGGCCTGTGCTGTTGGCTTCTCAG GTGTCCTGTTTGCTCTGAAGGTGCTCAGTAACCATTACCATCCTGGAGGTGTGACCTATGTGATGGGTTTACCTGTGTCTAACCGCTATGCTAGCTGGGCAGAGCTAGTGCTAATCCACATAACGTCACCTGG GACCTCTTTCATTGGTCACCTGTCAGGTATCCTGGTGGGTCTACTCTACACTAGTGGACCTCTGAAGGCCATCATGAAGAAGTGTGCAG GGGCTGTGACATCAAACGGATATAACTCGCGGCCCAGCACATACTTCAACTCTTCAGGCTTTTCAG gctaCAGTGGCACACATGGAGGATACCAAGAATACCATCAGTATGCACCAGATCACACAACAAATCCTACAGAAACCTATACAGGTGGACtaacagaagaagagcagatACAGGCAGCCATCAGAAACAGCCTGAATGACAGAG gACAAAGCAACCCAAGAGGAGCCCCTCCTCCTTATGGTTTCCACCTCTCTGAGGAGGCCAGAGCCGAGGACATCAggcagaggaggctgaggaggttTGACAACTGA